One Sphingomonas endolithica DNA segment encodes these proteins:
- a CDS encoding BlaI/MecI/CopY family transcriptional regulator codes for MAERISDAEHAVMEVLWDESPLTAQDVAERIPAGRDWSANTVKTLLGRLLAKNVIAHQEEGRRYLYRPLVERGDYVTGESRKLMDRLFGGKLTPLVAHLAERDELTASDIAEIEALLKGLKA; via the coding sequence ATGGCCGAGCGGATCAGCGACGCGGAACATGCCGTGATGGAGGTGCTGTGGGACGAAAGTCCCCTCACCGCCCAGGATGTCGCCGAACGCATCCCGGCGGGGCGCGATTGGTCGGCCAATACGGTGAAGACGTTGCTTGGGCGGCTGCTCGCCAAGAACGTCATCGCCCACCAGGAGGAGGGCAGGCGCTATCTGTACCGTCCGCTGGTCGAACGCGGCGATTACGTGACGGGCGAATCGCGCAAGCTGATGGACCGGCTGTTCGGCGGCAAGCTGACGCCGCTCGTCGCCCATCTGGCGGAACGCGACGAACTGACCGCCAGCGACATCGCCGAGATCGAGGCGTTGCTGAAGGGGTTAAAGGCATGA